The following are encoded together in the Xanthobacter autotrophicus Py2 genome:
- a CDS encoding conserved hypothetical protein (KEGG: rpc:RPC_4545 hypothetical protein) has product MKIAIPTGDWASVAGHAGKARRWFIYDLDGVVAGDALPAAARVELGKEEILHHFTDDRPHPLDGVALVVAGSAGDGFLRHMKKRGTDVLLTGESDPATALAKILAGEALPDQRFDVTTTLCKVRDLFSRH; this is encoded by the coding sequence ATGAAAATTGCGATTCCCACCGGGGACTGGGCCTCTGTGGCCGGCCACGCCGGCAAGGCGCGGCGCTGGTTCATCTATGATCTGGACGGCGTTGTCGCCGGCGATGCCCTGCCGGCGGCGGCGCGGGTGGAGCTTGGCAAGGAGGAAATCCTCCACCATTTCACCGACGATCGCCCGCATCCCCTCGACGGGGTGGCCCTGGTGGTGGCGGGCAGCGCGGGTGACGGCTTCCTGCGTCACATGAAGAAGCGGGGCACCGATGTGCTGCTGACCGGAGAGAGCGATCCGGCCACCGCGCTGGCGAAGATCCTCGCCGGCGAGGCGCTGCCGGACCAGCGCTTCGATGTCACCACCACCCTGTGCAAGGTGCGCGACCTGTTCTCGCGGCATTAA
- a CDS encoding FAD linked oxidase domain protein (PFAM: FAD linked oxidase domain protein~KEGG: swi:Swit_0991 D-lactate dehydrogenase (cytochrome)), with protein MTGTAPGLRMPDADARVLARRNDIIADLKAIVPGEGVIAHEREMRPYESDALTAYKQLPLVVVLPSTTAQVAAVLKYCHDNEIRVVPRGAGTSLSGGALPLEDAVLLGLGKFNKILEIDTPNRCAVVQPGVTNLGISKAVDHLGFYYAPDPSSQIACTIGGNVAENSGGVHCLKYGLTTNNVLGAELVLITGEIVRLGGKHLDAGGLDLLSVVIGSEGLLGVVTEVTVRLLKKPDTARAVLVGFPTSEDAGECVARIIAAGIIPAGIEMMDKDAIAAAEAFVNVGYPLDVEALLIVELDGPEAECAHLLEEVTRIAQACNSVTLRVSTSEAERLGFWAGRKAAFPAVGRLSPDYLCMDGTIPRRQLPFVLARMRELGAKYGLRCANVFHAGDGNLHPLILYDANAPGELHAAESFGADILRLCVEVGGVLTGEHGVGVEKRDLMDTMFNEVDLAQQQRMKCAFDDKSLLNPGKVFPTLHRCAEFGRMHVSGGALPFPDLPRF; from the coding sequence ATGACGGGAACAGCTCCGGGCCTCAGGATGCCGGACGCAGACGCGCGGGTGCTCGCCCGCCGCAATGACATCATCGCCGATCTCAAGGCCATCGTCCCCGGCGAGGGCGTCATCGCCCATGAACGGGAGATGCGCCCTTACGAATCGGACGCCCTCACCGCCTACAAGCAATTGCCCCTCGTGGTGGTGCTGCCCTCCACCACCGCGCAGGTGGCGGCCGTGCTGAAATATTGCCACGACAACGAGATCCGCGTGGTGCCCCGTGGCGCCGGCACCTCGCTCTCCGGCGGTGCGCTGCCGCTGGAAGATGCGGTGCTGCTCGGCCTGGGCAAGTTCAACAAGATCCTGGAGATCGACACCCCCAACCGCTGCGCCGTGGTGCAGCCGGGGGTGACCAATCTCGGCATCTCCAAGGCGGTGGACCATCTCGGCTTCTATTACGCGCCCGACCCCTCCTCCCAGATCGCCTGCACCATCGGCGGCAATGTGGCGGAGAATTCCGGCGGCGTGCACTGCCTGAAATACGGCCTCACCACCAACAATGTACTCGGCGCCGAGCTGGTGCTCATCACCGGCGAGATCGTGCGCCTCGGCGGCAAGCACCTCGACGCCGGCGGACTGGACCTTTTGTCCGTAGTCATCGGCTCGGAGGGGCTGCTGGGGGTGGTGACGGAAGTCACCGTGCGCCTGCTGAAGAAGCCGGACACCGCCCGCGCCGTGCTGGTGGGCTTCCCCACCTCGGAAGACGCCGGCGAATGCGTGGCGCGGATCATCGCGGCCGGCATCATCCCGGCCGGCATCGAGATGATGGACAAGGACGCCATCGCCGCCGCCGAGGCCTTCGTGAACGTGGGCTATCCCCTCGACGTGGAAGCCCTGCTCATCGTCGAGCTGGACGGGCCGGAGGCGGAGTGCGCCCATCTGCTGGAAGAGGTGACCCGCATCGCGCAGGCCTGTAATTCGGTCACCCTGCGGGTCTCCACCAGCGAGGCCGAACGGCTCGGCTTCTGGGCCGGGCGCAAGGCCGCCTTCCCGGCGGTGGGGCGGCTGTCGCCCGACTATCTGTGCATGGACGGCACCATCCCGCGCCGGCAATTGCCCTTCGTGCTCGCCCGCATGCGGGAGCTCGGGGCGAAATACGGCCTGCGCTGCGCCAACGTGTTCCATGCCGGCGACGGCAACCTGCACCCGCTCATCCTCTATGACGCGAACGCGCCCGGTGAACTGCACGCGGCCGAGAGCTTCGGCGCCGACATCCTGCGCCTCTGCGTGGAGGTGGGAGGCGTGCTCACTGGCGAGCATGGCGTGGGGGTGGAGAAGCGCGACCTCATGGACACCATGTTCAACGAGGTCGATCTCGCCCAGCAGCAGCGCATGAAATGCGCGTTCGACGACAAGAGCCTGCTCAATCCCGGCAAGGTGTTCCCCACCCTCCACCGCTGCGCCGAATTCGGCCGCATGCATGTGAGCGGCGGCGCCCTGCCCTTCCCGGACCTGCCGCGCTTCTAA
- a CDS encoding protein of unknown function DUF224 cysteine-rich region domain protein (PFAM: 4Fe-4S ferredoxin iron-sulfur binding domain protein; protein of unknown function DUF224 cysteine-rich region domain protein~KEGG: atc:AGR_C_1194 hypothetical protein), producing the protein MQTHFSLAQLADPHVAEAEKILRTCVHCGFCTATCPTYVLLGDELDSPRGRIYLIKDMLENDRPATEQEVKHIDRCLSCLSCMTTCPSGVNYMHLVDQARVHIEKTYVRPPQDRLMRAMLAKVLPYPDRFRLALMGAMVGKPFAPLLAKIPGLKPLAAMLRLSPGMPNGRAHHEAPGTFPAQGTRRARVALLRGCAQPVLRPSIDDAAIRLLTRLGVEVVRVEGEGCCGALVHHMGREEEAHAFARNNVDAWTREMDGPGLDAILVTTSGCGTPIKDYGHMLRLDAAYKDKAARVSAITRDISEFLVTLDLPKADAPLGRRVAYHSACSLQHGQKVKGPPVELLRAVGFEVAEPFDPHLCCGSAGTYNMLQSEIADQLKAKKVGTLEALSPDIIAAGNIGCMAQIGSGTDVPVAHTVELLDWATGGPAPAGISGTAKAA; encoded by the coding sequence ATGCAGACCCATTTCTCCCTCGCCCAGCTCGCCGATCCCCACGTGGCGGAGGCGGAAAAGATCCTGCGCACCTGCGTGCATTGCGGGTTCTGCACCGCCACCTGCCCCACCTATGTGCTGCTCGGCGACGAGCTGGATTCCCCGCGCGGGCGCATCTATCTCATCAAGGATATGCTGGAGAACGACCGGCCTGCGACCGAGCAGGAGGTCAAGCATATCGACCGCTGCCTCTCCTGCCTGTCCTGCATGACCACCTGCCCCTCGGGCGTGAACTACATGCACTTGGTGGATCAGGCCCGCGTCCACATCGAGAAGACCTATGTGCGGCCGCCCCAGGACCGGCTCATGCGGGCCATGCTCGCCAAGGTGCTGCCCTATCCGGACCGCTTCCGCCTCGCCCTCATGGGCGCCATGGTGGGCAAGCCGTTCGCACCTCTGCTGGCGAAGATCCCCGGGCTGAAGCCGCTGGCCGCCATGCTCCGGCTGTCGCCCGGCATGCCCAATGGCCGCGCCCACCACGAGGCGCCCGGCACCTTCCCGGCCCAGGGCACGCGGCGGGCGCGGGTGGCCCTGCTGCGCGGCTGCGCCCAGCCGGTGCTGCGCCCTTCCATCGACGACGCCGCCATCCGCCTGCTCACCCGCCTCGGGGTGGAGGTGGTGCGGGTGGAGGGCGAGGGCTGCTGCGGCGCCCTGGTCCACCACATGGGGCGGGAGGAGGAGGCCCACGCCTTCGCCCGCAACAATGTGGATGCCTGGACCCGCGAGATGGACGGGCCGGGCCTCGACGCCATCCTCGTCACCACTTCGGGCTGCGGCACGCCCATCAAGGATTACGGCCACATGCTGCGCCTTGATGCCGCCTACAAGGACAAGGCGGCGCGGGTCTCGGCCATCACCCGCGACATCAGCGAATTCCTGGTGACACTCGACCTGCCCAAGGCCGACGCGCCGCTGGGCCGGCGGGTGGCCTATCACTCGGCCTGCTCGCTCCAGCACGGGCAGAAGGTGAAGGGGCCGCCGGTGGAGCTGCTGCGCGCCGTGGGCTTCGAGGTGGCCGAGCCGTTCGACCCGCATCTGTGCTGCGGCTCGGCGGGCACCTACAACATGCTCCAGAGCGAGATCGCCGACCAGCTCAAGGCGAAGAAGGTGGGGACGCTGGAGGCGCTCTCGCCCGACATCATCGCCGCCGGCAACATCGGCTGCATGGCACAGATCGGCTCCGGCACCGACGTGCCGGTGGCGCACACGGTGGAACTGCTGGACTGGGCCACGGGCGGCCCGGCGCCGGCGGGGATTTCCGGAACCGCGAAGGCGGCGTGA
- a CDS encoding coenzyme F390 synthetase (KEGG: mag:amb3594 coenzyme F390 synthetase): MAPSPACRGGLGRGKGRPDSGNRDCHMTDPNRHYDACETRDPEAREQALMAALAAQVAHAKAKAPYFARLFKDVDPQAVTTRAALAKLPVTRKSDLLEIQPKSYPFGGLNATAPGKLARIFMSPGPIYDPEGHGADFWRFARGLFAAGFRAGDIVHNCFSYHLTPAGSMIESGAHALGCAVVPAGVGQTDLQLRAIADIRPQGYGGTPSFLKILVDKARETGTDISSLKKALVTGEAFLPAHRAELKAAGIAARQCYGSADLGLVAYESEAEEGMIVDEGCLVEILRPGTGDPVEADGEVGEVVVTLFEPDYPLVRFATGDLSAVLPGFSPCGRTNVRLKGWMGRADQVTKIRGMFVHPVQVSAAVKKHPAVAKARLVVDRIGDADDMLLEVEVQDAAALSQEALLDDLRATTKLRGRVALLVPGTLPADAKTIEDRRPV; this comes from the coding sequence ATGGCCCCCTCTCCCGCTTGCAGGGGTGGGCTGGGGAGGGGGAAGGGGCGTCCGGATTCTGGCAATAGAGACTGTCACATGACCGATCCGAACCGCCATTACGATGCGTGCGAGACCCGCGATCCCGAAGCCCGTGAACAGGCACTGATGGCGGCGCTTGCCGCCCAGGTCGCTCACGCCAAGGCGAAGGCGCCCTATTTCGCGCGCCTCTTCAAGGACGTGGACCCGCAGGCGGTGACCACCCGCGCGGCGCTGGCGAAGCTCCCCGTCACCCGCAAGTCGGACCTTTTGGAGATCCAGCCGAAGAGCTATCCCTTCGGCGGCCTCAATGCGACGGCGCCGGGCAAGCTGGCGCGCATCTTCATGTCGCCGGGGCCGATCTATGATCCGGAAGGCCATGGCGCCGACTTCTGGCGCTTCGCCCGCGGCCTGTTCGCGGCCGGCTTCCGGGCCGGCGACATCGTCCACAACTGCTTTTCCTATCACCTCACCCCGGCCGGCTCGATGATCGAGAGCGGCGCCCATGCGCTCGGCTGCGCGGTGGTTCCGGCGGGGGTCGGCCAGACCGACCTGCAATTGCGCGCCATCGCCGACATCCGACCCCAGGGCTATGGCGGCACGCCGTCCTTCCTGAAGATCCTGGTGGACAAGGCGCGGGAGACCGGCACCGACATTTCCTCCCTCAAGAAGGCTCTGGTGACGGGGGAAGCCTTCCTGCCCGCCCATCGCGCCGAGCTGAAGGCCGCGGGCATTGCCGCCCGGCAGTGCTATGGCTCCGCCGACCTCGGCCTCGTCGCTTACGAGAGCGAGGCGGAAGAGGGCATGATCGTGGACGAGGGCTGCCTCGTGGAAATCCTGCGCCCCGGCACCGGCGATCCGGTGGAAGCCGATGGTGAGGTCGGCGAGGTGGTCGTCACCCTGTTCGAGCCCGACTATCCCCTGGTGCGTTTCGCCACCGGCGATCTTTCGGCGGTGCTGCCGGGCTTCAGCCCCTGCGGGCGCACCAACGTCCGCCTCAAGGGCTGGATGGGCCGCGCCGACCAGGTGACCAAGATCCGCGGCATGTTCGTGCACCCGGTGCAGGTGAGCGCGGCGGTGAAGAAGCATCCGGCGGTGGCGAAGGCCCGCCTCGTGGTGGATCGCATCGGCGATGCCGACGACATGCTGCTGGAGGTGGAAGTTCAGGACGCCGCAGCGCTGTCGCAGGAGGCGCTGCTGGACGACCTGCGCGCCACCACCAAGCTGCGCGGCCGCGTGGCCCTGCTGGTGCCGGGTACGCTGCCGGCTGACGCCAAGACCATCGAGGACCGCCGGCCGGTGTGA
- a CDS encoding transcriptional regulator, LysR family (PFAM: regulatory protein LysR; LysR substrate-binding~KEGG: bms:BRA0178 transcriptional regulator, LysR family) gives MIGNLGDLEIFARIVTAGSLSAAGREMGLSPPVVSKRVQRLEERLGARLFQRTTRKVTLTEAGQGFYDRVVAILASIEEAESQLARKSSEARGLLRVSAPTSFGRLHIAPHLRPLLDANPGLTIDLELSDSFVDIVGEGFDVAVRIADLDDSSLVARRLASVHRVLCATPDYLARVGEPGHISDLSGHVLLATHGQDPWRLEGPDGPVTLRVHSQLRTNSNEVVREAVLASVGIALRSTWDVGPELRSGALKVVLPRWRASHRVGLFAVYPSRRFLPQKVRVFIDHLAALYGQVPPWDEGLDQLLEQQAA, from the coding sequence ATGATCGGCAATCTGGGTGATCTGGAAATCTTCGCGCGCATCGTGACTGCGGGCAGCCTGTCGGCGGCCGGGCGGGAGATGGGCCTGTCGCCGCCGGTGGTGTCCAAGAGGGTGCAGCGGCTGGAGGAGCGGCTCGGCGCGCGGCTGTTCCAGCGCACCACCCGCAAGGTGACCCTCACCGAGGCCGGGCAGGGTTTCTACGATCGGGTGGTGGCCATCCTCGCCTCCATCGAGGAGGCGGAGAGCCAGCTCGCCCGCAAGTCGTCGGAGGCGCGGGGGCTGTTGCGGGTCTCGGCGCCCACCTCGTTCGGGCGGCTGCATATCGCGCCCCACCTGCGCCCGCTGCTCGACGCCAATCCGGGCCTCACCATCGATCTTGAGCTGTCGGATTCCTTCGTGGACATCGTGGGCGAGGGCTTCGACGTGGCGGTGCGCATCGCCGACCTCGATGATTCGAGCCTGGTCGCCCGCCGCCTCGCCTCGGTCCACCGGGTGCTGTGCGCGACACCGGACTATCTGGCGCGGGTGGGCGAGCCCGGGCACATTTCCGACCTCTCGGGCCACGTGCTGCTGGCCACCCACGGGCAGGACCCGTGGCGGCTGGAGGGGCCGGACGGGCCGGTGACGCTGCGGGTGCATTCCCAATTGCGCACCAATTCCAACGAGGTGGTGCGCGAGGCGGTGCTGGCCTCGGTGGGCATCGCCCTGCGCTCCACCTGGGACGTGGGGCCGGAACTGCGCTCCGGCGCGCTGAAGGTGGTGCTGCCGCGCTGGCGGGCCTCCCACCGGGTGGGACTGTTCGCGGTCTATCCCTCGCGTCGCTTCCTGCCGCAGAAGGTGCGGGTGTTCATCGACCACCTCGCCGCGCTCTACGGCCAGGTGCCGCCCTGGGACGAGGGCCTCGACCAGCTTCTGGAGCAGCAGGCGGCTTGA
- a CDS encoding DNA gyrase, B subunit (TIGRFAM: DNA gyrase, B subunit~PFAM: DNA gyrase subunit B domain protein; ATP-binding region ATPase domain protein; TOPRIM domain protein; DNA topoisomerase type IIA subunit B region 2 domain protein~SMART: DNA topoisomerase II~KEGG: rpe:RPE_0005 DNA gyrase, B subunit) has translation MAEPVPAASPDDYGAQSIQVLKGLDAVRKRPGMYIGDTDDGSGLHHMVYEVVDNAIDEALAGWAKEVTVTLNADGSVTVTDDGRGIPTDIHKEEGVSAAEVIMTQLHAGGKFNQNSYKVSGGLHGVGVSVVNALSTTLDLTIWRDGKEHFMRFRHGDAEAPLKVVGDAPGDKRGTRVTFTPSPETFTKIDFDYATLEHRLRELAFLNSGVLIILTDARTADVKREELHYEGGVEAFVKYLDRSKSALLQKPVVIRAEKDGMTVEAALSWNDGYHENILCFTNNIPQRDRGTHFTGFAAALTRQVIGYANTSGIAKKEKVDPTGEDCREGLTAVLSVKVPDPKFSSQTKDKLVSSEVRPVVESLVSEALSVWFEENPAEAKNVIGKVVEAAAAREAARKARDLTRRKSPLDVASLPGKLADCQERDPAKSEIFIVEGDSAGGSAKQGRDRAFQAVLPLRGKILNVERARFDKMLSSEQIGTLITALGTGIGRDDGHSGGFDLAKLRYHKIIIMTDADVDGAHIRTLLLTFFFRQMPELVDAGHLFIAQPPLYKVTRGKSETYLKDEKALEDYLITAGLDEASLHLATGEVRAGSDLAHVVEVSRQMRAALGAMHPRYNRAVAEQAALAGAFGARTLQDEAAGIAAAAEVALRLDALADETERGWTGLFDDAGYTFSRTVRGVAEVARIDHAFVASPEARRLDNLARDLEGVFTAACVLKRKNDEQVLFGAVDLFDAVTDTGRKGLSLQRYKGLGEMNPEQLWETTLDVNARSLLQVRVKEVDAADDLFNRLMGDTVEPRREFIQENALRASVDV, from the coding sequence ATGGCCGAACCCGTGCCTGCCGCGTCCCCCGACGATTACGGCGCCCAGTCCATCCAGGTCCTCAAGGGCCTCGATGCCGTGCGCAAGCGACCCGGCATGTATATCGGTGATACGGATGACGGCTCGGGCCTCCACCACATGGTCTACGAGGTGGTGGACAACGCCATCGACGAGGCGCTGGCCGGCTGGGCCAAGGAAGTCACGGTCACCCTGAACGCCGACGGCTCGGTGACGGTGACCGACGACGGGCGCGGCATCCCCACCGACATCCACAAGGAAGAGGGCGTCTCGGCGGCCGAGGTCATCATGACCCAGCTGCACGCGGGCGGTAAGTTCAACCAGAACTCGTACAAGGTCTCCGGCGGCCTGCACGGGGTTGGCGTCTCGGTGGTGAACGCCCTGTCCACCACCCTGGACCTGACCATCTGGCGCGATGGCAAGGAGCACTTCATGCGCTTCCGCCACGGCGACGCGGAAGCCCCGCTGAAGGTGGTGGGCGACGCCCCCGGCGACAAGCGCGGCACCCGGGTGACCTTCACCCCCAGCCCCGAGACCTTCACCAAGATCGATTTCGACTACGCCACGCTGGAGCACCGGCTGCGCGAGCTGGCGTTCCTGAATTCCGGCGTGCTCATCATCCTCACCGACGCGCGCACCGCCGACGTGAAGCGCGAGGAGCTGCATTACGAGGGCGGCGTGGAAGCCTTCGTGAAGTACCTCGACCGCTCCAAGTCCGCCTTGCTGCAGAAGCCGGTGGTGATCCGCGCCGAGAAGGACGGCATGACCGTGGAAGCCGCCCTGTCGTGGAACGACGGCTACCACGAAAATATCCTGTGCTTCACCAACAACATTCCCCAGCGGGATCGCGGCACCCACTTCACCGGGTTCGCGGCGGCGCTGACCCGGCAGGTGATCGGCTATGCCAACACCTCCGGCATCGCCAAGAAGGAGAAGGTGGACCCCACCGGCGAGGATTGCCGCGAAGGCCTGACCGCCGTGCTCTCGGTGAAGGTGCCGGACCCCAAGTTCTCATCCCAGACCAAGGACAAGCTGGTGTCCTCCGAGGTCCGCCCGGTGGTGGAATCCCTGGTGAGCGAGGCGCTGTCGGTGTGGTTCGAGGAGAACCCGGCGGAAGCCAAGAACGTCATCGGCAAGGTGGTGGAAGCCGCCGCCGCACGCGAGGCCGCCCGCAAGGCCCGCGACCTCACCCGGCGCAAGAGCCCGCTGGACGTTGCCTCCCTGCCCGGCAAGCTAGCCGATTGCCAGGAGCGCGACCCGGCCAAGTCCGAGATCTTCATCGTCGAGGGTGACTCGGCCGGCGGCTCCGCCAAGCAGGGCCGCGACCGCGCCTTCCAGGCGGTGCTGCCGTTGCGCGGCAAGATCCTGAACGTGGAGCGCGCGCGCTTCGACAAGATGCTGTCGTCCGAGCAGATCGGCACCCTGATTACCGCGCTCGGCACCGGCATCGGCCGGGACGACGGCCATTCGGGCGGCTTCGACCTCGCCAAGCTGCGCTACCACAAGATCATCATCATGACCGACGCCGACGTGGACGGCGCCCATATCCGCACCCTGCTGCTCACCTTCTTCTTCCGCCAGATGCCGGAGCTGGTGGACGCGGGCCACCTCTTCATCGCCCAGCCGCCGCTCTACAAGGTGACGCGCGGCAAGTCCGAGACCTATCTCAAGGACGAGAAGGCGCTGGAGGACTACCTCATCACCGCGGGGCTCGACGAAGCCTCCCTGCACCTGGCCACGGGCGAGGTGCGCGCCGGCTCGGACCTCGCCCACGTGGTGGAGGTGTCGCGCCAGATGCGCGCGGCGCTCGGCGCCATGCACCCGCGCTACAACCGTGCGGTGGCGGAGCAGGCGGCGCTCGCCGGCGCATTCGGCGCCCGGACGCTGCAGGATGAAGCCGCCGGCATCGCCGCCGCCGCCGAGGTGGCGCTGCGGCTCGACGCCTTGGCGGACGAGACCGAGCGGGGCTGGACCGGCCTGTTCGACGACGCCGGTTACACCTTCTCCCGCACTGTGCGCGGCGTCGCCGAGGTGGCGCGCATCGACCATGCCTTCGTCGCCTCCCCTGAGGCGCGGCGGCTCGACAATCTGGCACGGGACCTTGAGGGCGTGTTCACCGCCGCCTGCGTGCTCAAGCGCAAGAATGACGAGCAGGTGCTGTTCGGTGCCGTGGACCTGTTCGACGCGGTCACCGACACCGGCCGCAAGGGCCTCTCGCTGCAGCGCTACAAAGGCCTGGGCGAGATGAACCCGGAGCAGCTCTGGGAAACCACGCTGGACGTCAACGCCCGCTCCCTCCTGCAGGTGCGGGTGAAGGAAGTGGATGCCGCCGACGACCTGTTCAACCGCCTCATGGGCGACACGGTGGAGCCGCGCCGCGAGTTCATCCAGGAAAACGCCCTGCGCGCCAGCGTGGATGTGTGA
- a CDS encoding FAD linked oxidase domain protein (PFAM: FAD linked oxidase domain protein~KEGG: mlo:mlr6919 glycolate oxidase subunits GlcE), whose amino-acid sequence MSDIIAARDDGEVADAVRTALSAGKTLEIRGHGSKRAVGRPSQTDLTLDLSALTGVTLYEPEELVLSARAATPRADIEDMLAASGQMLAFEPMDPAPLLGSAAGAGTLGGLFAVNLSGPRRISHGAVRDHALGIKAVSGRGEPFKSGGRVVKNVTGYDLPRLMAGAFGTLCIATEITLKVLPRPPMEETLVAKVASPEAAAAALSAAMGSSCEVSGAAFLPEGVAGRLPGLSGSPTVVALRLEGVAPSVSARRTMLRAVLAPFGAAEVLETEASRALWLGVRDVAPFCGLGERAVWRISTEPVAGPALAARLAADLGGEAFCDWAGGLIWLCLPGESAHGDKVRAALAPHGGHATLIRATAAERARTSVFQPLDTALAALTKRVKESFDPGLVLNPGRMHAGM is encoded by the coding sequence ATGAGCGACATCATCGCAGCGCGCGACGACGGCGAGGTCGCGGACGCGGTCCGCACCGCGCTTTCCGCCGGCAAGACGCTTGAGATCCGCGGGCACGGCTCCAAGCGCGCCGTCGGCCGCCCGAGCCAGACCGATCTCACCCTCGACCTGTCCGCCCTCACCGGCGTCACCCTCTACGAGCCGGAAGAGCTGGTGCTCTCCGCCCGCGCCGCCACCCCGCGCGCGGACATCGAGGACATGCTGGCGGCGAGCGGCCAGATGCTCGCTTTCGAGCCCATGGACCCCGCCCCCCTCCTCGGCAGCGCGGCCGGGGCCGGCACCCTCGGAGGCTTGTTCGCGGTCAATCTTTCGGGCCCCCGCCGCATCAGCCACGGCGCCGTGCGCGACCACGCGCTGGGCATCAAGGCGGTGTCCGGGCGCGGCGAGCCGTTCAAGTCCGGCGGCCGGGTGGTGAAGAACGTCACCGGCTACGACCTGCCGCGCCTCATGGCCGGCGCCTTCGGCACCCTGTGCATCGCCACCGAGATCACGCTGAAAGTGCTGCCCCGCCCGCCCATGGAAGAGACGCTGGTGGCGAAGGTCGCCTCGCCCGAGGCGGCCGCGGCCGCGCTGTCCGCCGCCATGGGCTCGTCATGCGAGGTGTCCGGCGCCGCCTTCCTGCCCGAGGGCGTGGCCGGCCGCCTGCCGGGCCTGTCGGGATCGCCCACCGTGGTGGCGCTGCGCCTCGAGGGCGTCGCGCCGTCGGTGAGCGCGCGGCGGACCATGCTGCGCGCCGTGCTCGCCCCCTTCGGCGCGGCGGAGGTGCTGGAAACCGAAGCCTCCCGCGCCCTGTGGCTGGGTGTGCGCGATGTGGCCCCCTTCTGCGGCCTCGGCGAGCGGGCGGTGTGGCGCATTTCCACCGAGCCGGTGGCCGGGCCGGCCCTGGCCGCGCGCCTTGCGGCGGATCTCGGCGGCGAGGCGTTTTGCGACTGGGCCGGCGGCCTGATCTGGCTGTGCCTGCCCGGCGAGAGCGCCCACGGGGATAAGGTGCGCGCCGCGCTCGCCCCCCACGGCGGCCATGCGACCCTGATCCGCGCCACCGCCGCCGAACGGGCCCGCACCTCGGTGTTCCAGCCCCTCGACACCGCATTGGCGGCCCTGACCAAAAGGGTCAAGGAAAGCTTCGACCCCGGCCTGGTGCTGAACCCCGGCCGCATGCATGCGGGGATGTGA
- a CDS encoding thiamine-phosphate pyrophosphorylase (TIGRFAM: thiamine-phosphate pyrophosphorylase~PFAM: thiamine monophosphate synthase~KEGG: dvl:Dvul_0900 thiamine-phosphate pyrophosphorylase), giving the protein MPKPFDLTLYLVTDPRLVAARGLLTTVDAAVKGGATIVQLRDPDAHGRALVEQARALKALLAPLGIPLIINDRVDVAVAADADGVHLGQDDMTPADARAVLGPQRILGLSVGNPAEYAASDLSGVDYLGVGPVKATGTKADAGGAIGAAGVGAVRALTRLPLVGIGGLATADVADVIRAGADGVAVVSSICAASDPEQAARALKAAVLAAR; this is encoded by the coding sequence ATGCCCAAGCCCTTCGACCTCACCCTCTATCTCGTCACCGACCCGCGCCTGGTTGCGGCACGCGGCCTGCTGACGACGGTGGACGCGGCGGTGAAGGGCGGCGCCACCATCGTCCAGCTGCGCGATCCTGACGCCCATGGCCGGGCTCTGGTGGAACAGGCCCGCGCGCTGAAGGCGCTGCTCGCCCCGCTCGGCATCCCGCTCATCATCAATGACCGGGTGGACGTGGCGGTGGCGGCGGATGCGGACGGGGTGCATCTGGGCCAGGACGACATGACCCCCGCCGACGCCCGCGCAGTGCTGGGGCCGCAGCGCATCCTCGGCCTGTCGGTGGGCAATCCGGCCGAATATGCCGCGTCGGATCTTTCCGGCGTGGATTATCTCGGCGTCGGTCCGGTGAAGGCCACCGGCACCAAGGCCGATGCCGGCGGCGCCATCGGCGCGGCGGGTGTCGGCGCCGTGCGGGCGCTGACGCGCCTTCCCCTCGTGGGCATCGGCGGCCTTGCTACGGCAGACGTGGCAGACGTGATCCGCGCCGGGGCGGATGGGGTGGCGGTGGTCTCCTCCATCTGCGCCGCGAGCGACCCCGAGCAGGCCGCCCGCGCGTTGAAGGCGGCGGTCCTGGCCGCGCGCTGA